The following is a genomic window from Dehalococcoidia bacterium.
CGTGCCCGGTGGCAGGTGGGGCGCCTTCGGCGTCATCATGTTCGTCGTCTTCCTGCTGGGCTTCTTCATTGACTGGATCGGCATCCTCTTTATCCTGGTGCCCATCATCACCCCCATCTTTGCAGCGCTGGGCTTTGACCCCATCTGGGCAGCCATCATGGTCTGCGTCAACCTCCAGACCTCCTTCATGACGCCGCCGTTCGCCATGGGGATTTACATCTGCCGCGGCGCCGCTGACCCATCTCTGGGCGTAGAGGTGATTGACGTAA
Proteins encoded in this region:
- a CDS encoding TRAP transporter large permease subunit; translation: VPGGRWGAFGVIMFVVFLLGFFIDWIGILFILVPIITPIFAALGFDPIWAAIMVCVNLQTSFMTPPFAMGIYICRGAADPSLGVEVIDVIRGVIPYVLIVLIVLVLLVLFPHLITWLPGLMIE